In the Drosophila gunungcola strain Sukarami unplaced genomic scaffold, Dgunungcola_SK_2 000001F, whole genome shotgun sequence genome, one interval contains:
- the LOC128263548 gene encoding plasmanylethanolamine desaturase, protein MTAKSDRDILANSMYEDDPNGNSAPTTTKDQESDKPEEVLKVTTGAIATSNNPEIASPRWGPQNKGAQELASLYSPGKRAQEIICVYTCIGLMIINLALIVRHLRLERISVAFLSALCGIITADFASGLVHWAADTWGSVDLPLLGKNFLRPFREHHLDPTSITRHDFIETNGDNFMVGIPILGYLAHFFYIRSPSEIQQHFGWIAYVFLCSIFVAMTNQIHKWSHTYWGLPRWVLLLQSCHIILPRKHHRIHHVAPHETYFCITTGWLNWPLERIRFWSTFELIIEHFTGLKPRDDDLKWAKKLT, encoded by the exons ATGACAGCCAAAAGCGATAGGGACATTCTGGCCAACTCCATGTACGAGGATGACCCAAATGGCAACTCAGCGCCCACAACCACAAAGGACCAGGAATCGGATAAGCCGGAGGAGGTGCTTAAGGTCACCACTGGCGCCATAGCCACATCCAATAACCCGGAGATAGCTTCTCCGCGCTGGGGACCGCAGAATAAGGGCGCCCAGGAACTGGCCTCGTTATACAGTCCAG GAAAGCGCGCTCAGGAAATCATATGCGTATACACCTGCATTGGCCTGATGATCATCAACCTGGCCCTGATTGTGAGGCACCTGCGTCTGGAGCGGATAAGTGTGGCCTTTTTGTCCGCCTTGTGTGGCATCATCACGGCTGATTTTGCCTCCGGATTGGTGCACTGGGCAGCAGATACATGGGGATCCGTGGATCTCCCACTGCTTGGAAAA aatttccTGCGTCCATTTCGAGAGCATCATCTGGATCCCACATCAATAACACGTCACGATTTCATTGAGACGAACGGCGACAACTTTATGGTTGGCATACCAATCCTCGGCTATTTGGCGCACTTTTTCTACATCAGGTCACCGAGCGAAATTCAGCAGCATTTCGGCTGGATAGCCTATGTCTTTCTTTGCTCCATATTTGTGGCCATGACCAATCAG ATACACAAATGGTCGCACACCTACTGGGGACTGCCGAGGTGGGTCCTGTTACTCCAGAGCTGTCACATAATCCTGCCACGCAAGCACCATCGCATCCATCATGTGGCACCGCATGAGACGTACTTTTGCATCACCACCGGATGGCTTAATTGGCCACTGGAACGCATCAG ATTCTGGTCAACATTCGAGCTTATCATCGAGCATTTTACGGGCCTAAAGCCCCGCGATGACGACCTGAAATGGGCCAAGAAACTCACATAG
- the LOC128263551 gene encoding 28S ribosomal protein S18b, mitochondrial, whose protein sequence is MLPIARGIYGGLVNITRNSRGAIHTASGFRCKAETSTSTDEKDAESTEVDGDDSSSSSAPDAKDRSKIIPVETSMRYLKSAAYKQTYGEDFVWTQYRRNHKGMYAPRKTRKTCIRQNRITTGNPCPICRDEYLVLDYRNTELLEQFISPHNGDVLSYSKTGLCQKSHLRLRVAVQQARDSGYLTYDVPFREYDYSEYYGQQQKQKA, encoded by the exons atgttgcccATTGCACGCGGAATTTATGGTGGCCTGGTCAACATAACTCGGAATAGTCGCGGAGCTATTCACACTGCCAGTGGGTTCCGTTGCAAGGCAGAAACTTCGACTTCCACCGACGAAAAGGATGCGGAATCCACCGAAGTCGATGGCGATGATAGCTCCAGCAGTTCCGCACCGGATGCAAAAGATCGCAGTAAGATTATCCCTGTGGAGACATCAATGCGCTACTTGAAGAGCGCCGCCTACAAACAAACCTACGGCGAGGACTTTGTGTGGACGCAATATCG GCGCAACCACAAGGGCATGTATGCGCCACGAAAGACGCGCAAGACATGTATCCGCCAGAACCGGATCACCACCGGAAATCCGTGCCCCATTTGCCGCGATGAGTACCTCGTGCTGGACTACCGCAACACGGAACTCCTGGAGCAGTTCATCTCGCCCCACAACGGAGACGTGCTCAGCTACTCGAAGACGGGCCTGTGCCAGAAGAGCCATTTGCGTCTGAGGGTGGCCGTGCAGCAGGCTCGCGATTCCGGATACCTAACCTACGATGTGCCCTTCAGGGAGTACGATTACAGCGAGTACTACGgtcagcagcagaagcagaaagCGTAA